CGGCCACCGGAATCTGCAACCTGTGCGGCGCAGCCGCGTCGCGCCAGGGCAGGATCTTCCGGTGTCCGGTCTGCGAAACGTCAACGGTCAGGCTTGTCACCGGACGTGAAATGTACGTGAAGAGCATCGAAGTGGAAAACCCATCGCAGTGAGGGAAAATATGTCAAACCCGTCGGAGAAGCCCACAATCCAGGCCAATGCCGAAAAATGCATCGGATGCAAGAAATGCGAGATGGCCTGCGTCAGCGCGCATATCAACCTGTCGTTCAAGGAAGCGAAAAAACGCGGCCTGCCGGTCTTCCCGCGCATCAAGGTCGTGAAGGTCGACAACCTCAAATTCCCCACGCGCTGCCACCACTGTGACGACGCCCCCTGCGTCAACGCCTGTCCCTTCGGCGTGATCCGGCAGGAAAAGGGCATCGTCACCGTCAATGAAGCCATGTGCGTCGGGTGCAAGATGTGCGTCATGGCCTGCCCTTACGGAGCCATCGAAGTCGGCGAGGAAGGGGAAACGGGCTTTACGGGCCGCAAGAACAAGGGCGCGGCCAAGAAGTGCGACCTGTGCCAGACCTGGCGTGCCGACAACGGCAAGGACGTCTGCGCCTGCGTCGAGGCCTGCCCCAAACAGGTCCTGGAACTCGTGACGGTGCCGACGGCCGGGTTACAGCAATAGACGATACCTCGGACAGGGGAACGGGCAACGCCTGAGGCCGAAACTCAGGCAGGCCGCCCCCCCTCCTTGCAGCCATCCGCGCCCCTGTCCCCGGATTCGTATGATATATACTGCGGCAATCCTTCTGCCGCAGACCACGTTCCGCACCTCCGGATGCGGAACACTTTTTTCAGCGCCCCGGCATCCCGCCGCCGGACCACCCGCTCTCCGCCAGGCCGGAAACGTGATGCCAGTGTGGCACGGGCACGAGGACCTCACGCCGAGCGTACACGGCGCGCCCTTCGTCCGTGCGCCCCGTCACGGCATGCCGCAGGTCACAAAGCACCGTATCCTGTTTCTGACTTCGGAAAACCGCGTGTTCCCTGCCCCTTTCCCGCCTTCGCCGCCTCATTTCTCCGTGTCGAAGACTTTTCCTGAGCCTGCAGGCAGCAAGGTTTCATGGACAAGATGAATGGCATGGGCGAAATGAGCGGTATGGACCCGCCCGGAAATACGGGAGAATCGTTCATTTTGTCCATACTGCCGGGCATTGATTTCAGTCCGGAACAATTCTTCAATGGTGACCACAATATCAAGTGCATGCGTGATTGAATGCTGCTGTATGACATTTCTTTCATGAACAGTGCGCACGCAGAAAAATGGTCACACGCGGAAAAAGCGCGGAAAAAGGGTCAGATCTTTAATCATGAATTATATCGGAAAAAGAATAATCAGAATTTTCAATTTGGTTGCAGAATCAGCGCGCATAACAATGCTAGTTCTGCGTAAAATTTGTATGACAAAAGAAGGGCTTGCCGGTGATGCTACTTTTCTTGTAGCGAAAATGCGAAAAGGACTTGCTCGCTAGAAAAAGCCAAAACGAGGTTTGGTCCTTTTCCCCGTCCAGGCTTGTACTATTCAACAGTGAGTCAAATCATCCGTAAAATGGGATGATTCAAGATTCAAGCTCTGACCCCAGATTTTGCATTCGGCATACATTAGCCCAAGGAACGTTTGCGCTTCAGCATTGTTATTGTCGGCAGCTTTTCGAAGCCATTTCGCAGCCTCTTTATAGTTTTGACTAGCGCCTTCAGATTTAGCGTAAGCGATGCCAAGTGCGGTCTGAACTTCGGCATTCCCATCTTCTGCCGAATTTCGTAATAGATTAATTAATAATGTTTGGTCTTTTAAATTTGATAAAGTCATGATTAAAGCGGTTAAAGCATTTGAATCTCCATTTTCCGCTGCCATTAATATCCATTTTACAGCTTATTCTGTATCCTTAGGAATAATTTCTCCGTCTGAATATATTGAAGCGAGAGCAGACTGGGCTTTGACATTGCCCCGCATGGCTGCTTCCTTATAATATTTGATAGCAATATCGTGGTCAACTTCTACACCAAGACCTTGTAAATACATTGAAGCTAATTCTTCTTGTGCCTTCGCGTCACCTTTGTCGGCAGCTTTTTGAAACCAATTCACAGCCTGAGTGTAATTCCTAGAAACACCTACTCCATGCGCATACATCGCGCCAATAATAGTCTGCGCACCTGTCTCTCCATTTTTTGCAGCTTTAAGAAACCATTTTGCAGCCTCTGCGTAATCTACAGGAACACCCCGTCCATAAAAATAAATCCCACCAAGTTGAAACTGCGCATCCATATCTCCGCTTTTTGCTGCGCTTAATGTACTATCAAAAGACAAATTACTATCAGCAAAAGCATAATTTACGCACAATAATAGCACAAAAGCCAATGACACTATTTTAATTACTTTCATAAACCACCTTATGAATATTAATATACATATAAATCAAAAAAAATATAAATAAATTATTTAAAACTTATATATAATAGCAAAACGATTAGAGTATTGCAAGCGATGTGAAGAATAACAAAGTGAGACTCACTCAGCGGATTGAATTGTCTTATGTTTTGCGTATTTCGCGCTAAATAGGCCGTCTTAGCTTCTCCGCTTAAAGATACATATAACGCGCGTTCGTCTCCTCGCCATATTCGCAGCGCAAATCGAGGTTCAGATTTTGAATCTTGAATTATTCCATTTTCCGAATAATTTTACTTATCATTGAGCAATACAAAGCTTTCGCAGTAGCAACATGCGCCTGGGCATAGCCGAACTCAAGGCAGACCTTATGGATGGCTGCGTTTCGGTGTAAATGACCCTCTACCCCTGCTGAAACCTCCTCCAAGGCAGAGCGATCGATTTCGTGGACGCAATAGCCTCCATCAATCTGTGAGCGCAAGTTCCGCCCCAAGGCCGACAAATGCTGAGGCAAATCCACGCCGTAGCCAGGTTTGCACTCGTGGAGACTCGATAACGGTATTGCGGAATACATGTGCAAGAAAGCCATAGATTACGAATACGATAAACGTCATAGCCATGAAGGTAGCGCTGAGGAGTAGAAGCTGGAAAAGAGGCTGAGCTGTGCCTGGTTGAATGAATTGCGGAAGGAAAGCCAAGAAGAAGATGGTCAGTTTGGGGTTCAGAATGTTGAGCAGGAACGCTTTTACGACCAAGCCAGCGGCCGTTTTTGTAGAGGGGTTTGCGTCAATGGCGAAAGCCGTCTTGTCACGCCATGTCGCATAGGCGACGTAGAACAAGTAAACCACACCAGCGTATTTCAGAGTCTGGAAAGCAAGCGCGCTTGTGTGCATGATGGTGGCAAGACCCAAAACCGTAGCCATGAGATGCGGGAGTATCCCTGCCGTGCATCCTAGTGCGGCGAACACACTCGCCTTTCGGCCTTGAATAAGTCCAGTAGAGACGGTGTATATTACCCCTGTTCCAGGAATAAGCACCACAATTAACGATGTGATGAAAAATTCAATGCTGATCATTTGATACATCTCCCTTGTCCTCTCATGCCCCTGTTTTGAACGCCTGGGATGGAGAGCAAATCTTGAATCTTGAATTTAACCACCATCCGGCTTTTTCTCCGAAATGGAACGTATCGCGAAAACGTCGATACAAGCAAAGTACCGGTAACGGCAAGCGATTGCTTTGTCATACATATTTTGTGTTCATGACTTCCGCCCCTCCCCTCCCTGATACGACAAAAGCCACCCGTCACCGGATGGTTTTTCGTCTTCCAAGTCAAAAAAGAGGTAGCTGGGGTCACATAAAACCACAGCGGAATCCGAAAAGAAAAAAGGGATTTCATTCTTCCGTCTGAAATCCCTTGTTCTCTAATGGCGGGGCCGATGGGACTCTGGAGTAGACTCCAATTCGACCGGGCACCCTCAAATCAGGTAGCACTCAAATTTTTAGAGCTTGTCAGTGCATCCTCGGCCAGTCGTACCAGGCTCTCCGCGAGGGCTTCGAGATCAGTGCGGGCTATCAGCCCCAAACGGATACCAAGGAGATTCCCTTCAGCCAACGCGGCGAAAACCACCCCGGTTCTGCGGATGGCGGAAAACGACGCGGGGAACAGCCCCATGCCTTCACCAGCAGCGATGCGTGCCAGCAGCACGTCATGCTCGGCCGGTTCCTCCTTGAGCATCGGCGCGAAACCGGCGTGGGCAAAGACCCGTTTCGTGTGATCGAAAAACGCGGGGTGCTCTTCTCGCCGAAACCAGAAGAGAGGCTTCCCGCTCAGATCGCGCAAGTGATGGCGGCCCTGCGCGGCCTCGGGCCAGCCTTCCGGCAGGACGGCGAGCAGCGGCTCAGCGTAGGACAACGGCACGACATGCAGCCCAGGCGCGTCGAGAGGCAGCGCCACGAAGGCCGCATCGACTCTGCCCCTGCGCACATCGCGAACCAGGCGGGGCGATGTCGCGCGCTCCAGACGCAGCCCCGGCCCATGGACGCCGAAAAGCCGCGACTCCAGGGCCGCGAAGACCCCCTGCTCGAAAGCCGTGGTCAGGCCGACGACAGGAGCACGCGCTCCGGCGACGCGCAAGGCGTGCAGCCGCTCACGGGTGGCCGTCTCCAGTTCCAGTACGGGACGGACGATTTCGAGTACCCTTTCCCCTTCCGTCGTCAGGGTCAGGCCCCGGGAATGGCGGACAAACAGCGCCACGCCCAAGAACTCCTCCAGCCGCTTCATGTGGCGGCTCAGGGGCGGCTGGGCCATGAACAGGCGCTCCGCCGCCCGGCGCAGGTTCAATTCTTCGGCCACCACCGCGAAATAGCGCAGCTGCCGCAGGTCCAGGGATTCGAGCATCCGTTCCGTCATACCGAAAAGGTATCGCAAAAAAAGTACGATGCAAAGCCTCTCCGGGCTCCTACTTCAATCGAAAGAGGACAAACACCCAACAAGGAGAGGAGACTATGACACGCTACGAGACGGGACTCGCCATGCTCGCAAAGGTCGATGGCAGCGTCGGGGAAAAGGTGATCGAGAGCCTGAAGGACATCGCGCCGGACTTCGGGCGCTACCTCGTTGAATGCTTCGGCGACATCTACTCCAGGCCGGGCCTGGACCTCAAAAGCCGGGAAATCGCCGTGGTCGCGGCCCTGACCGCGCTGGGGACGGCAGGACCGCAGCTCCGGGTCCACCTGCACGCCGCCCTCAATGTCGGCTGCACGCGGGAGGAGATTGTCGAGGTCATCATGCAGATGTCGGCCTACGCCGGTTTTCCCGCAGCCCTGAACGGGCTCTTCGCGGCCAAGGAGGTGTTCGTTGAGCGGCGGGCCGACGGCAGGGGATGAAGGCTCGCCCCATCCTCAGGCAGCCACGACACTCAAGGAAGTCGCTTGAAAACGACAGGAACACGGCCTATGCCGGTGCATGGGGCTCGCACGGGTTCCATGCGTCCGGCTTTAGGCACGTCCGGACGATGCCCCATCAACATGAGATACCAACGGCTTCCCGATTTATGACGCACCAATCCTTCACCATCCGGGTGATCGAAGCCATCCACAGCATCCCCTCGGGTAGGGTCGCCACCTACGGGCAGATCGCGGGCATGGCCGGAAACCTGCGAGCCGCCCGGCAGGTCGCGCGGATTCTTCACACGTGCTCGCACTCAGAAGGGTTGCCCTGGCACCGCGTGGTCAACCGGGAAGGACGCATCGCATTGCGGGTCTTCCAGGGTTACGAAGATCAGAAGCGGTTGCTCGAAAACGAGGGCGTCGAGTTCGACGGAA
This genomic interval from Deltaproteobacteria bacterium HGW-Deltaproteobacteria-18 contains the following:
- a CDS encoding iron-sulfur protein, which encodes MSNPSEKPTIQANAEKCIGCKKCEMACVSAHINLSFKEAKKRGLPVFPRIKVVKVDNLKFPTRCHHCDDAPCVNACPFGVIRQEKGIVTVNEAMCVGCKMCVMACPYGAIEVGEEGETGFTGRKNKGAAKKCDLCQTWRADNGKDVCACVEACPKQVLELVTVPTAGLQQ
- a CDS encoding lysine transporter LysE codes for the protein MISIEFFITSLIVVLIPGTGVIYTVSTGLIQGRKASVFAALGCTAGILPHLMATVLGLATIMHTSALAFQTLKYAGVVYLFYVAYATWRDKTAFAIDANPSTKTAAGLVVKAFLLNILNPKLTIFFLAFLPQFIQPGTAQPLFQLLLLSATFMAMTFIVFVIYGFLAHVFRNTVIESPRVQTWLRRGFASAFVGLGAELALTD
- a CDS encoding LysR family transcriptional regulator, with the protein product MRQLRYFAVVAEELNLRRAAERLFMAQPPLSRHMKRLEEFLGVALFVRHSRGLTLTTEGERVLEIVRPVLELETATRERLHALRVAGARAPVVGLTTAFEQGVFAALESRLFGVHGPGLRLERATSPRLVRDVRRGRVDAAFVALPLDAPGLHVVPLSYAEPLLAVLPEGWPEAAQGRHHLRDLSGKPLFWFRREEHPAFFDHTKRVFAHAGFAPMLKEEPAEHDVLLARIAAGEGMGLFPASFSAIRRTGVVFAALAEGNLLGIRLGLIARTDLEALAESLVRLAEDALTSSKNLSAT
- a CDS encoding 4-carboxymuconolactone decarboxylase, with product MTRYETGLAMLAKVDGSVGEKVIESLKDIAPDFGRYLVECFGDIYSRPGLDLKSREIAVVAALTALGTAGPQLRVHLHAALNVGCTREEIVEVIMQMSAYAGFPAALNGLFAAKEVFVERRADGRG
- a CDS encoding DNA methyltransferase; the protein is MTHQSFTIRVIEAIHSIPSGRVATYGQIAGMAGNLRAARQVARILHTCSHSEGLPWHRVVNREGRIALRVFQGYEDQKRLLENEGVEFDGTGRIDLERFLLGSGSDIGAGRVGSLRPRVLVL